Proteins from one Bacteroides sp. genomic window:
- a CDS encoding TerB family tellurite resistance protein: MALKGYGKWLLGGLGWAFGGPIGAILGFLLGSAFQGMDSGVYEYRGTTPGDFRVSLLVLAASVMKADGRQLKSELDYIKAFFLQNFGEATTKQYMVAFRDVLRQDIPLESVCLQIRSHMDLHSRLQLLHFLFGISAADGQFHPLEVDTIEKIAHFLGINHYDFISIKNMFIKEADSAYRILEVEPDASEEEIKKAFRSLALKHHPDRVSHLGEEFRKAAEEKFQQVNEAYNTIKKQRGFN; the protein is encoded by the coding sequence ATGGCATTAAAAGGGTACGGTAAATGGCTGCTTGGGGGATTAGGCTGGGCTTTCGGTGGACCCATCGGGGCCATCCTGGGGTTTCTTCTGGGATCAGCTTTCCAAGGGATGGATTCAGGAGTTTATGAATACCGGGGCACCACTCCCGGTGATTTCCGTGTAAGCCTCCTGGTCCTTGCTGCTTCCGTAATGAAAGCCGATGGCCGTCAATTGAAATCTGAGCTTGATTATATTAAGGCGTTTTTTCTTCAAAATTTTGGGGAGGCTACAACCAAACAATACATGGTAGCTTTTCGCGACGTGCTCAGGCAGGATATCCCCCTGGAATCTGTTTGCCTGCAAATCAGATCCCATATGGACTTGCATAGCCGCCTGCAACTCCTGCATTTTCTTTTTGGCATATCAGCTGCAGATGGGCAGTTTCACCCGCTGGAGGTAGATACCATTGAGAAAATTGCCCATTTTCTGGGAATTAATCATTACGATTTCATCTCCATCAAAAATATGTTCATCAAGGAAGCGGATAGCGCCTACCGTATTCTCGAAGTGGAACCAGATGCCTCTGAAGAAGAAATCAAAAAAGCTTTCCGTTCGCTTGCCCTCAAACATCATCCTGATCGTGTCAGTCATCTTGGAGAAGAATTCCGCAAAGCTGCTGAAGAAAAATTTCAGCAAGTGAATGAGGCCTACAACACCATAAAGAAGCAAAGAGGATTCAACTAA
- the atpE gene encoding ATP synthase F0 subunit C → MSPLFVLLQATVEVATQWMKMGAGFAAAIAVFAAAWGIGKIGSTALESIARQPEAGNDIRSSMIVSAALIEGVTFFAILVCFLVLFV, encoded by the coding sequence ATGTCACCATTGTTTGTTTTGTTGCAGGCCACCGTAGAGGTAGCTACTCAGTGGATGAAAATGGGAGCCGGATTTGCCGCCGCTATTGCCGTGTTTGCCGCCGCCTGGGGTATTGGTAAGATCGGGAGTACGGCGCTCGAGTCAATTGCTCGTCAGCCTGAAGCAGGGAACGATATTCGTTCATCGATGATCGTTTCAGCCGCCCTGATCGAAGGGGTAACCTTTTTCGCCATTTTGGTTTGTTTCCTGGTGCTGTTCGTTTAA
- a CDS encoding polymer-forming cytoskeletal protein, whose product MAKQPETDHTSINLVGTGTTIKGEIFSNGDIRIDGTILGTVESKGKVIVGNTGVVEGDIICQNADFSGQIKARVEVSELLTLKASSKLFGEIVTSKLAIEPGAIFTGSCTMEKPQPGLAGKPEPKKEAKLEL is encoded by the coding sequence ATGGCCAAACAACCTGAAACCGACCACACTTCCATTAACCTGGTAGGAACAGGAACGACTATCAAAGGAGAAATCTTTTCTAATGGTGATATTCGAATTGACGGAACTATCCTTGGAACAGTAGAATCGAAGGGAAAGGTAATTGTTGGAAATACAGGTGTGGTTGAAGGAGATATTATTTGTCAGAATGCAGATTTCTCAGGACAGATTAAAGCCAGAGTTGAAGTAAGCGAGCTGTTGACGCTCAAAGCCAGTTCAAAACTTTTTGGAGAAATCGTGACCAGTAAACTTGCTATTGAACCCGGCGCAATATTTACAGGTTCGTGCACCATGGAAAAACCACAACCCGGACTTGCCGGGAAACCCGAACCTAAAAAGGAAGCTAAGCTCGAGTTATAA
- the atpH gene encoding ATP synthase F1 subunit delta, with amino-acid sequence MLSKNLRVSKRYARALLSLALENNILEEAYQDMSLISQAFSYEKELKVVLKSPIIREVKKQNILRKLFGEKVHPLILQYILIIARKRRAALLDGISRQFIEEYKAHLNIEPVRVTTAFPLDASMREKALDVAKRFTNKTIEFKEKVDPGIIGGFILDLGDRRYDASIKRRLSDLKKHLNVD; translated from the coding sequence ATGTTAAGCAAGAATCTCCGGGTTTCGAAACGCTATGCAAGGGCATTGTTGTCCCTGGCACTGGAGAATAACATTCTGGAAGAAGCTTATCAGGACATGAGTTTGATCAGCCAGGCTTTCTCCTATGAGAAAGAGTTGAAGGTTGTTTTGAAAAGTCCAATTATCAGGGAGGTCAAGAAGCAAAACATTCTTCGAAAATTATTCGGAGAAAAGGTTCATCCCCTCATCCTGCAGTACATTCTCATTATTGCCCGCAAACGTCGAGCCGCACTTCTGGATGGCATTTCCAGGCAATTTATCGAGGAATACAAGGCTCATCTGAACATTGAGCCGGTAAGGGTGACTACAGCTTTTCCCCTTGATGCGTCCATGCGAGAGAAAGCCCTTGACGTTGCCAAACGTTTTACTAACAAGACCATTGAGTTTAAGGAAAAAGTCGATCCCGGGATCATAGGGGGATTCATCCTTGACTTGGGTGACCGTCGTTACGATGCCAGCATTAAGCGGAGGTTGAGTGACCTGAAAAAGCATTTAAATGTTGACTAA
- a CDS encoding tetratricopeptide repeat protein, producing MKNKAFYSVLSRGLLFALFLFVLLGCSTQKNSWISRNYHSISAKYNGYFNARESYRQGLARLAEQHQDNYDEVLSIYRYGNVAQAGGIKNFMDVAYQKASLVIRRHSMFIRGTEYNRWIDDAYYLIARSHFFNLDYPLAILTFEYIIRQYDSDLAYDSKVWIAKSYNAMGNYDRAQEMLEIVKADLEQGLLSDEGERLFYLTYADHFARQKEYASAIPYLQDGIRATRKNRDRTRLTYILGQHYQYSGDYANAQRTYASVLKMNPTFDMAFQARISMAMAYDPSTGDSGFIRSELNNMLRDEKNDPYQDRIYYALGQLAMREQKEDDAIDHYLKSTQVSEGNNMQKGLSFLRLGEIYYERPDYLKASIYYDSTMTFLPRTFDGIEPISERKVMLSDLALNLRVIEREDSLQRLAALTPAERNAIIDEIITKLREEEQRRRQEESDRMRTYQAMQTQRRMGEPQDNSWYFYNPSAMSFGRTEFVSRFGERPLEDLWRISNKQTIAFGFDGGAEGVAEGDSLGGDEAMDRSSYLRNIPTTPEQMEASNGRIAQAFFNLGVIFKDRFKDLRNAVTNFESLVNRFPENENKLHAYYYLYNLYRDLGDPSRADSYKSRLISEFPESDFAQILGDPNYLQNFRQRQSLANQLYEQTYEAFRTGNYSQVISNWDTADTLEIDLPLRAQFSYLKALAYGKSRQQNEFRQELEYVVRNFEGTPVHQPATDLLASLGTHTLLLPEEEFTEDTGLPEEELVSIYSYNASAVHFFAFVFDVRQVEARELRNFITEFNVENYPDSRLSMSNIFLDDRRQIITVTNFRDKNLGMDYFRKIVSAPGFSIFNADAITSFIISVDNYPIFYQDKDVDEYLRFFRARYTR from the coding sequence TTGAAAAATAAGGCATTTTATTCCGTTTTAAGCAGAGGGTTGTTATTTGCCCTGTTTCTTTTTGTGCTCCTGGGGTGCTCCACCCAGAAAAATTCCTGGATCAGCCGGAATTATCATTCCATCAGTGCAAAATACAATGGCTATTTTAATGCACGGGAGAGTTACCGTCAGGGCTTAGCCAGGCTTGCAGAGCAGCATCAGGATAATTATGATGAAGTGCTCAGCATATACCGTTATGGCAATGTAGCCCAGGCGGGGGGCATTAAAAATTTCATGGATGTGGCCTATCAAAAGGCCAGCCTTGTGATTAGGCGACATTCTATGTTTATCAGGGGCACTGAATATAACCGCTGGATTGATGATGCCTATTACCTGATCGCCCGGTCCCATTTTTTTAATCTTGACTACCCCCTGGCCATTCTAACGTTTGAATACATCATCAGGCAATATGACTCTGACCTGGCTTATGATTCGAAAGTATGGATAGCCAAGAGCTACAATGCGATGGGTAATTATGATCGTGCGCAAGAGATGCTCGAAATAGTTAAGGCGGACCTGGAACAGGGGCTTTTGAGTGATGAAGGTGAAAGGCTGTTTTATTTGACTTATGCCGATCATTTTGCACGCCAGAAAGAATATGCCTCAGCGATACCCTATCTTCAGGATGGGATTCGTGCGACCCGCAAAAACCGGGACCGCACCCGTTTAACTTATATCCTGGGTCAGCATTACCAGTATTCGGGTGATTATGCCAACGCCCAGCGCACCTATGCCAGTGTATTGAAGATGAATCCGACCTTTGACATGGCCTTTCAGGCGCGCATCAGTATGGCCATGGCTTACGATCCTTCGACTGGCGACAGCGGATTTATTCGGTCGGAGTTGAACAATATGCTGCGTGATGAAAAGAACGATCCTTACCAGGACCGCATTTACTATGCGCTTGGACAACTTGCCATGCGTGAACAAAAGGAGGATGATGCCATTGATCATTACCTCAAGTCGACGCAGGTGAGTGAAGGAAATAATATGCAAAAGGGGCTTTCCTTTCTGCGGCTTGGAGAAATTTATTATGAGCGACCCGATTACCTGAAAGCCAGCATATATTACGACAGCACCATGACATTTCTTCCCAGGACCTTTGATGGGATTGAACCCATTAGTGAGCGCAAGGTGATGTTGTCGGACCTGGCATTAAACCTTCGGGTGATAGAACGCGAAGATTCTCTTCAGCGGCTGGCTGCTTTGACACCTGCCGAGCGGAATGCCATCATTGACGAGATCATTACGAAACTCAGGGAAGAAGAACAACGCAGGCGTCAGGAGGAAAGTGACCGGATGCGCACTTACCAGGCTATGCAGACCCAGCGCAGAATGGGAGAGCCGCAGGATAATAGCTGGTATTTTTACAATCCCTCGGCGATGAGTTTTGGGCGCACAGAGTTTGTCAGCCGTTTTGGCGAGCGCCCACTGGAAGATCTTTGGCGTATCAGTAACAAACAAACGATTGCATTTGGTTTTGATGGAGGCGCTGAAGGTGTTGCTGAGGGGGACAGCCTTGGTGGTGACGAGGCAATGGACCGCTCAAGTTATTTGCGCAACATTCCAACAACTCCGGAACAAATGGAGGCCTCCAATGGCAGGATCGCCCAGGCTTTTTTCAATCTGGGAGTGATTTTTAAAGACCGTTTCAAGGACTTGCGCAATGCTGTGACCAATTTTGAGTCGCTGGTGAATCGTTTTCCTGAAAATGAAAACAAATTGCATGCATATTATTATCTGTACAACCTTTATCGCGATCTTGGTGATCCATCGCGTGCAGACAGCTATAAGAGCAGGTTGATCAGTGAATTTCCCGAAAGTGATTTTGCCCAGATTCTGGGTGACCCTAATTATTTGCAGAACTTCAGACAGCGCCAAAGTCTGGCCAACCAGCTATATGAGCAGACCTATGAGGCTTTCCGCACAGGAAACTATTCGCAGGTGATCTCGAATTGGGATACCGCTGACACGCTTGAAATTGACCTGCCTTTGCGCGCGCAATTCAGTTACCTGAAAGCCCTTGCATATGGGAAAAGTCGTCAGCAGAACGAATTCAGGCAGGAATTGGAGTACGTTGTTCGTAATTTTGAAGGTACGCCTGTTCATCAACCTGCCACCGATTTGCTGGCATCCCTTGGTACCCATACCTTGTTATTGCCTGAGGAAGAATTTACGGAAGATACCGGGCTGCCTGAGGAAGAACTGGTTTCAATATACAGCTACAATGCTTCGGCTGTTCATTTCTTTGCCTTTGTCTTTGATGTCAGGCAGGTGGAAGCTCGCGAATTGCGCAATTTTATTACTGAGTTCAATGTTGAAAATTATCCGGACAGCCGTTTGTCCATGAGCAACATTTTTCTCGATGACCGGAGGCAGATTATAACTGTTACGAATTTCCGTGACAAAAACCTGGGTATGGATTATTTCCGCAAAATTGTGTCAGCTCCGGGCTTTAGCATTTTTAATGCTGATGCCATCACCTCGTTTATAATTTCAGTGGATAATTATCCTATATTTTACCAGGACAAGGATGTAGATGAATATCTCAGGTTTTTCAGAGCCCGATATACAAGATAA
- the atpB gene encoding F0F1 ATP synthase subunit A has protein sequence MRLRFGEVLNPSVLSRTLKFTFLGMLLMVGVPVLAADEAAEGKGNFNAGELIVGHVLDSYDWHLADIGDKTFSIPLPVILFYEGKPYFFMSSRFHHGHSAHKGFAIAHDGSPKGRIIKVLDDGHTPDPNASFLFDISLTKNVVALLLSSFLICLIFISVGRKYKRDGSQAVPRGLQSFLEPIVLFIRDEIALSAIGEKHYQRFLPYLLTLFFFIFFNNLLGLVPFFPGGANVTGNISVTMVLALFTFFTTQLFSTKGYWKHIFNTPGVPVWLKLPLPLMPIIELIGVFVKPFVLMVRLFANITAGHMIILGFVSLIFVLGGISTAIGYVISPLSLLFMVFMNFIELLVAFIQAYVFTFFSALFFGMAVPEEHH, from the coding sequence ATGAGACTCCGTTTTGGGGAGGTGTTGAATCCCAGCGTTTTGTCCAGAACCCTTAAATTCACGTTTCTGGGGATGTTGTTGATGGTTGGCGTTCCTGTCCTTGCTGCTGATGAGGCCGCAGAGGGAAAAGGGAATTTCAACGCAGGTGAGCTCATTGTAGGCCACGTATTGGATTCTTATGACTGGCACCTTGCTGATATAGGTGACAAAACTTTTTCTATACCCCTTCCAGTCATTCTGTTTTATGAAGGGAAGCCATATTTTTTTATGAGTTCCAGGTTTCATCATGGCCATAGTGCCCATAAGGGATTTGCTATTGCCCACGATGGTTCCCCCAAGGGCCGTATCATAAAGGTCCTGGATGACGGACACACACCTGACCCAAATGCCAGTTTTCTGTTTGACATTTCCTTAACCAAGAATGTTGTTGCCTTGTTGTTAAGCAGTTTTTTGATCTGCCTTATCTTTATAAGTGTTGGCCGGAAATATAAGCGGGATGGGAGCCAGGCAGTTCCACGGGGCTTGCAATCCTTTCTGGAACCCATCGTTTTGTTTATTCGTGATGAGATAGCCTTATCTGCCATTGGGGAGAAACACTACCAACGATTCCTTCCCTATTTGCTGACTTTGTTCTTTTTTATTTTCTTCAATAATCTTTTGGGTTTGGTCCCGTTTTTTCCCGGAGGAGCCAATGTTACGGGAAATATCTCCGTGACAATGGTGTTGGCCTTGTTTACTTTTTTTACGACGCAATTGTTCTCTACCAAGGGTTATTGGAAACACATCTTTAATACGCCCGGAGTGCCTGTATGGTTGAAGCTGCCTTTGCCACTGATGCCTATCATTGAGTTGATCGGGGTATTCGTTAAGCCCTTTGTGTTGATGGTGAGGTTATTTGCCAATATTACCGCAGGTCATATGATCATATTGGGTTTTGTAAGCCTGATATTTGTCCTTGGGGGGATATCTACTGCCATTGGATATGTAATTTCGCCCCTGTCACTGCTTTTTATGGTATTTATGAATTTCATTGAGTTGCTGGTAGCTTTTATTCAGGCTTATGTGTTTACTTTCTTCAGTGCCTTGTTTTTTGGCATGGCTGTTCCTGAAGAGCATCATTAA
- a CDS encoding T9SS type A sorting domain-containing protein — MKKNVIFFLALILPLITMAQNPDPVLIRTGSQFQFNTFSNFTYGCYSNFFQDNQGVLHGAYVDNYELFYFFSEDDGNSWEVEQVMTGYEGKIKNAGIVADSNGGVFIPFEVHPNYNYGQSPTGYPEFIYQIYCAKKVEEGWTFDLVFNNEVGSNRGYNLGDVLIDENDKVHIFASKYGWFLYGGEVSLAIRDPESGDWTTELVVAFNDTPVDNTISNPRASINENGDLAVVFWRSYFSRIDYCHKPSGGSWSAAQTIHNAPNANRSYTIAAGTDGEFHLLYELGDGTFPLYYKSPLEPGPGSVIYTPEADTRFIPTLHIDQSGKSSVIIQRTAPNAPLLLTKEYINDEWEENFEAFATEELITAPFVVKRPQGQYTYFHTLFIKYFRSDTGIHGPDTIYFWKAFNMKELTLVSEPEGSGELLGAGEYPIESAVTVNAEPVGDYMFLQWEDADGNILSTEPDFEFTMPLDHATLTAVFQSTASVDPITAKPPVQIYPNPSPDGIFKLVLDRDMSVRVVNMNGRTVASSRLKEGDNTLDLSGKPSGIYALEFFGKETSLTVRIMIQ, encoded by the coding sequence ATGAAAAAGAACGTAATCTTTTTTCTTGCTCTCATTCTGCCATTGATAACAATGGCACAAAATCCTGATCCGGTGCTCATCAGGACAGGTTCACAATTCCAATTCAACACCTTCTCTAATTTCACCTATGGATGTTATAGTAATTTCTTTCAAGACAATCAGGGAGTGCTTCACGGCGCCTACGTTGACAATTATGAACTTTTCTACTTCTTCTCTGAAGACGATGGTAATTCTTGGGAAGTAGAACAAGTAATGACGGGTTATGAAGGTAAAATCAAAAATGCGGGGATTGTTGCAGACAGCAATGGCGGGGTATTCATCCCATTTGAAGTGCATCCCAATTACAATTACGGTCAAAGTCCTACCGGATATCCAGAGTTTATTTACCAAATATATTGTGCAAAAAAAGTGGAGGAAGGCTGGACATTTGACCTTGTTTTTAATAATGAAGTAGGAAGTAACAGGGGATATAATCTTGGTGATGTCCTAATTGATGAAAATGACAAAGTACATATATTTGCTTCCAAGTATGGTTGGTTTCTTTATGGTGGTGAAGTTTCCCTTGCCATAAGAGACCCCGAATCAGGAGATTGGACCACTGAATTAGTAGTTGCTTTTAACGATACACCAGTTGACAATACTATAAGCAACCCAAGGGCTTCCATCAATGAAAATGGTGATTTGGCAGTCGTTTTTTGGAGAAGTTATTTTTCCCGAATTGACTATTGTCATAAGCCCAGCGGTGGCTCCTGGAGTGCAGCTCAAACCATTCACAACGCCCCAAACGCCAACAGATCATACACCATTGCAGCCGGCACGGATGGGGAATTTCATTTGCTTTATGAATTGGGTGATGGAACCTTCCCCTTATATTACAAATCCCCCCTGGAACCGGGACCAGGATCGGTTATTTATACCCCTGAAGCGGACACTCGTTTTATCCCAACGCTTCATATTGATCAATCGGGAAAGAGTAGCGTAATCATTCAGCGGACAGCTCCCAATGCTCCCTTGCTGCTGACAAAAGAGTATATTAATGATGAGTGGGAAGAGAATTTTGAAGCTTTTGCTACTGAAGAGCTAATCACAGCACCCTTTGTTGTCAAACGTCCGCAAGGCCAGTACACCTATTTTCACACCTTGTTTATCAAATATTTTAGGTCAGATACGGGAATTCATGGTCCTGATACTATTTATTTCTGGAAAGCCTTCAACATGAAGGAGCTCACCCTTGTTTCAGAGCCTGAAGGATCCGGCGAACTGCTGGGTGCTGGCGAATATCCAATTGAAAGTGCAGTGACCGTTAATGCCGAGCCTGTCGGTGATTATATGTTTCTGCAATGGGAAGATGCAGATGGAAATATACTCTCTACAGAACCTGATTTTGAATTTACCATGCCTTTGGATCATGCCACCCTGACGGCTGTTTTCCAGTCAACTGCTTCCGTTGACCCAATAACCGCAAAACCACCGGTGCAGATTTATCCTAATCCTTCGCCTGATGGAATTTTCAAACTGGTTCTCGACCGTGACATGAGTGTCCGAGTTGTCAATATGAACGGAAGAACTGTCGCATCCTCAAGGCTCAAAGAAGGCGATAATACGCTCGACCTATCAGGGAAGCCTTCAGGGATCTATGCACTGGAATTTTTTGGAAAGGAGACTTCCCTTACGGTCCGGATTATGATACAATAA
- the atpF gene encoding F0F1 ATP synthase subunit B codes for MELVSPGLGLIFWMTLAFGTVLLVLRKYAWRPILNTIRERELTISQSLRDAQHIRRELASLEEVKKQKLREAEKLRLELLAQARTEADEVIRNARQRANAEVNQIMEEGKKAVEAQRMAVVHEIRDQIARLSIDIAEQVLEGELKDKKISKNLVDQLMDKVVLN; via the coding sequence ATGGAACTAGTATCTCCTGGTTTAGGACTGATCTTCTGGATGACGCTGGCTTTCGGGACCGTCTTGCTGGTTCTGCGAAAATATGCCTGGCGCCCCATCCTAAACACCATTCGTGAAAGGGAACTGACCATCAGCCAGTCGCTGCGCGATGCCCAGCACATTAGGCGAGAACTTGCTAGTCTGGAAGAGGTAAAGAAACAAAAACTCCGGGAAGCAGAAAAGTTACGCCTTGAGTTGCTTGCGCAGGCACGGACGGAAGCTGATGAAGTGATCCGCAATGCCCGCCAGCGAGCAAACGCAGAAGTAAACCAGATTATGGAGGAAGGTAAAAAAGCAGTGGAAGCGCAGCGCATGGCCGTAGTTCATGAAATAAGGGACCAGATTGCCAGGCTTTCTATTGATATTGCCGAACAGGTTTTGGAAGGTGAACTCAAGGATAAGAAGATCAGCAAAAATCTGGTTGATCAGTTAATGGACAAAGTGGTCCTGAATTAA
- the atpG gene encoding ATP synthase F1 subunit gamma, with protein sequence MPSLKEVRTRIASIKSTRQITSAMKMVASSKLLKSQRGITGLRQYAAGLKLMVGTLNRELLPQERSRFTLPGENKRALLVSIASNKGLCGTYNALVIKRTIDQIRVLEKEGFQTQLLLVGRKAEEYFRKREFTIYQANQEVIEHVNYKDSAQFASNLMDLFDKKEFGRIDVVYNHFKNAVFQELMSEQLLPVAEMEIQPESSSKESKFQAEDPTIILEPSRQEMAEALIPKYIQFNAYRILLDASASEHGARMTAMQKATDNATELLKNLTLAYNKVRQAQITREIVEIVSGAEVLNE encoded by the coding sequence ATGCCCAGTTTAAAGGAAGTCAGGACCCGCATTGCCTCGATCAAATCGACAAGGCAAATAACGAGTGCCATGAAAATGGTGGCTTCCTCTAAATTACTGAAATCACAGCGGGGAATTACCGGACTTCGGCAATATGCTGCCGGTTTAAAACTAATGGTGGGCACACTGAACCGGGAATTGTTGCCCCAGGAGAGAAGCAGGTTTACCCTGCCTGGAGAAAACAAGCGGGCATTATTGGTATCCATTGCTTCGAACAAAGGGTTATGCGGAACTTATAATGCATTGGTTATCAAAAGGACGATTGATCAGATCCGCGTGCTGGAGAAAGAAGGTTTTCAAACACAATTGTTATTGGTTGGGCGCAAGGCAGAGGAATATTTCCGTAAACGGGAGTTTACTATTTATCAAGCCAACCAAGAAGTGATTGAACATGTTAATTACAAGGATAGCGCCCAGTTTGCCAGTAATCTCATGGATCTTTTTGATAAAAAGGAATTTGGCCGTATAGATGTTGTTTACAATCATTTTAAAAATGCGGTTTTTCAGGAGCTAATGAGCGAGCAACTCCTTCCTGTTGCAGAAATGGAAATCCAGCCTGAATCCAGCTCTAAAGAGTCAAAGTTCCAGGCTGAAGATCCTACGATTATCCTTGAACCCTCGCGGCAGGAGATGGCTGAAGCACTAATCCCGAAATATATTCAATTTAATGCCTACCGCATTTTGCTCGATGCCTCGGCCTCAGAACACGGGGCAAGGATGACTGCTATGCAGAAAGCTACCGACAATGCCACTGAACTGCTGAAGAATCTTACCCTTGCCTATAATAAAGTTCGCCAGGCCCAGATTACCCGGGAAATTGTAGAAATAGTAAGCGGTGCAGAAGTTTTAAACGAATAA
- a CDS encoding M23 family metallopeptidase gives MPQKPEKKRSFFKKLHDKYRLVLMNDDTFEEKLSFRLTRFNVFIFFGALAIFLVVATTYLIAFTPLREYIPGYGDFNTRQVLRELTLRADSLETSLRQKDFYIENIRNIIEGREIVEEMPDTLDNPTFYGFEDLPHSPEDSILRAEMESMGQFGTSLTAMEILPEHNINQFYFFPPIKGVVTNYFDPASEHFGIDLVADPNEAIKATLDGTVIFAGWTIQTGYTVGIQHSNNLISVYKHNSVLLKQIGNTVKAGDVIAIIGNTGILSTGPHLHFELWSNGNPVDPLDYIIL, from the coding sequence ATGCCGCAGAAACCTGAAAAGAAGCGGAGTTTCTTTAAAAAACTTCACGACAAGTACCGCTTGGTATTAATGAACGACGATACCTTCGAAGAGAAGTTGTCTTTTCGTTTAACCCGTTTTAATGTATTTATTTTCTTTGGGGCGCTCGCCATCTTCCTGGTTGTGGCCACTACCTATCTGATTGCATTCACTCCCTTGCGCGAATACATCCCGGGCTATGGTGATTTCAATACCCGCCAGGTGCTTCGCGAGCTGACCCTCAGGGCTGATTCTCTTGAAACCAGCCTCAGGCAGAAAGACTTTTATATTGAGAATATTCGGAACATTATTGAAGGCCGCGAAATAGTTGAGGAAATGCCGGATACGCTTGATAATCCTACCTTCTATGGCTTCGAGGATCTTCCGCATTCCCCCGAAGACTCCATCCTCAGGGCCGAAATGGAAAGCATGGGGCAATTTGGCACTTCATTGACCGCGATGGAAATACTCCCTGAGCATAATATCAACCAGTTCTACTTTTTCCCTCCCATCAAGGGGGTGGTCACCAATTATTTCGATCCGGCAAGCGAGCATTTTGGCATTGACCTGGTAGCCGACCCCAACGAAGCCATTAAGGCCACCCTCGATGGTACAGTGATCTTTGCCGGGTGGACAATCCAAACCGGCTACACCGTTGGCATTCAACATTCCAATAACCTTATTTCCGTTTACAAGCACAACAGCGTCCTGCTCAAGCAAATAGGCAATACGGTGAAGGCTGGCGATGTGATCGCCATCATCGGCAACACTGGCATCCTTTCTACCGGGCCGCATCTTCATTTCGAACTCTGGTCTAACGGAAATCCCGTCGACCCCCTCGATTATATCATTCTCTGA